The Streptomyces durmitorensis genome contains the following window.
CGATGGAGACGGTGACCGACTCCGGGATGTGCGTGGCCTCGGCCTCGACGGGCAGCGCGTTCAGCACGTGCTCGAGCAGGTTGCCGCCCGGGGCGAGCTCGCCCTCGGTGTGGACGTAGATGTCGACGTTGACCTTCTCGCCCTGACGGACGAGCAGCAGGTCGACGTGCTCGAGGAAGCCCTTGATGGCGTCACGCTGGACGGCCTTCGGGATCGCCAGGTGCTTCTTGCCGTCGATGTCCAGGGCGAGAAGGACGTTGGACGTACGGAGCGCGAGGTGCAGCTCGTGGCCCGGAAGCGTGATGTGGACGGGGTCGGCGCCGTGACCGTAGACAACGGCCGGAACCTTGGCCTCGCGGCGGATACGGCGGGCAGCGCCCTTGCCGAACTCGGTGCGGGTCTCAGCGGCGAGCTTGACCTCAGACATGTGCACTCCTCGTATGTCGGATCAGAAACGTCGGATGGGGTCGGTTACCCGGCCATGCGACTACTGGCCTGCTACGAAGAGCGCGTCGATAACGGACGACCGTACTTCACATGAGTACGGCCTCCCTCGCCGAGCAACTCGGTGAGTCTACCCGGCGGGGAGGCCGCAGCCCAAAGTGGATCTTTACGCCTGCTCCTCGAAGAGGCTCGTCACCGAACCGTCCTCGAAGACCTCACGCACCGCGTTCGCGATGGTCGGCGCGATCGAGAGCACCGTGATCTTGTCGAGCTCCAGGTCGCCCGGGTCGGGCAGCGTGTCCGTGAACACGAACTCGCTCACCTTGGAGTTCTTCAGACGGTCCGCTGCCGGACCGGACAGCACACCGTGCGTCGCCGTCACGATGACGTCCTCCGCACCGTGCGCGAACAGTGCGTCGGCGGCGGCGCAGATCGTGCCACCCGTGTCGATCATGTCGTCGACCAGGACGCAGACGCGGCCCTTCACCTCACCCACGACCTCGTGGACGGTGACCTGGTTGGCGACGTCCTTGTCGCGGCGCTTGTGCACGATGGCCAGCGGAGCGCCGAGGCGGTCGCACCAGCGGTCGGCGACGCGCACGCGGCCGGCGTCGGGAGAGACCACGGTCAGCTTGTCGCGGTCGACCTTCGCACCCACGTAGTCCGCCAGGATCGGCAGCGCGAAGAGGTGGTCGACCGGGCCGTCGAAGAAGCCCTGGATCTGGTCCGTGTGCAGGTCGACCGTGAGAATGCGGTCCGCACCCGCGGTCTTCATCAGGTCCGCCACCATGCGGGCCGAGATCGGCTCACGACCGCGGTGCTTCTTGTCCTGGCGTGCGTAGCCGTAGAACGGCACGATCACGGTGATGGAGCGGGCCGACGCGCGCTTCAGCGCGTCGATCATGATCAACTGCTCCATGATCCACTTGTTGATCGGAGCCGTGTGGCTCTGGATCAAGAAGCAGTCCGCGCCACGAGCCGACTCCTGGTACCGCACGTAGATCTCGCCGTTGGCGAAATCGAAAGCCTTCGTCGGCACGATGCCGACACCCAGCTTGTGTGCGACCTCCTCGGCCAACTCGGGGTGGGCGCGGCCGGAGAAGAGCATCAACTTCTTCTCGCCGGTCGTCTTGATCCCGGTCACAGCACTTGTCTCCTCAGACGAGTTCTTCCCGCTGCCGAAACCGCGCGTCCCGTGCGCTGAGTCGGCCGAAATGGTGTGCACCTATCACGGTACGCCGTGTCCGACGCACCTGTTTCCGGTCAGCTTCCGCTTGCCGAATTCCTGGACTCCCCGGACGCCGCCTCCGCCGCCCGCGCAGCCGCGCTCCCCGGACGCTTCCGCGCCACCCAACCCTCGATATTCCGCTGCTGGCCACGGGCCACAGCCAGCGAACCAGCCGGAACATCCTTCGTGATCACCGAACCCGCCGCCGTATAAGCGCCGTCCCCGACCGTGACAGGAGCCACAAACATGTTGTCCGAACCCGTCTTGCAATGAGACCCCACCGTCGTGTGGTGCTTCGCCTCACCGTCGTAATTCACAAAGACGCTCGCAGCACCGATGTTGGAGAAATCACCGATCGTCGCGTCACCCACGTACGAAAGATGCGGGACCTTCGTGCCCTCACCGATCGTCGCGTTCTTCATCTCCACGTACGTACCCGCCTTGGCCTTCACACCCAGCCGGGTGCCCGGCCGCAGATACGCGTACGGACCGACACTCGCCTGCTCCCCGACCTCGGAGTCGTACGCGACCGTGTTGTCCACGCGCGCCCCCGCACCCACCCGCACGTTCGTCAGGCGGCAGTTGGGCCCGACCTCGGCACCCTCACCGAGATGCGTGGCGCCCTGAAGCTGCGTACCGGGGTGCACCAGCGCGTCCTGCTCGTACGTCACCGTCGCGTCGATCCACGTCGACACCGGATCCACGACCGTCACACCCGCCAGCATGGCCTGGGTCAGGAGGCGGTCGTTCAAGGTGCGGCGGGCCTCGGCCAGTTGCACGCGGTTGTTGATGCCCGCGATCTCCTCATGATCACCGGCGACGGCGGCCCCCACCCGATGACCCGCTTCCCGAAGGATCCCCAGGACATCCGTCAGATACTCCTCGCCCTGACTGTTGTCCGTGCGCACCTTGCCCAGCGCCTTCGCGAGCAGCTGCCCGTCGAACGCGAACACCCCGGAGTTGATCTCACGGATCAGACGCTGCGTCTCCGTGGCGTCCTTGTGCTCCACGATGCCCGTCACCGCACCGCTCTCGCCGTCCCGCACGATGCGGCCGTAGCCCGTCGCGTCAGGCACCTCGGCGGTCAGCACCGTCACGGCGTTGCCGTCACCGGTGTGCGTCGCCGCCAGCTTCTGCAGCGTCGCGCCCGTCAGGAGCGGGGTGTCACCACAGACGACGATCACGGTCCCGTCCACGGCACCGCCGAGCTCGTCCAGGCCGATCCGGACGGCGTGGCCGGTGCCCTTCTGCTCGCTCTGGTACGCCGTGCGCACGTCCGGGGCGATGGTCCCCAGGTGCGCGACGACCTGCTCGCGGGCGAACCCGACGACGGTGACGAGCCGCTCGGGGCTCAGCGCGTACGCGGCTTCGAGCACATGCCCGATGAGGGAACGCCCACAGATCTCATGCAGGACCTTGGGGGTGGCCGACTTCATACGGGTGCCCTCACCCGCTGCGAGGACGACGACGGCTGCCGGGCTGTTGGCGCTCACGGGGGTGCCCTTCGGCTTCGGATGTGCGGGGAGTGGACATCCGCAGGATACCGGGGCGTTGTGGGGCGGAAATGAGGGCGGGTCCCGACCTTGCGGTCAGGACCCGTGCCGTACTGCTCCCGGGGAAGGAATCGAACCCTCATTCAATGGACCAAAACCATTTGTCCTGCCATTAGACGACCCGGGATGGTTCGTGCGCTATGTCCGATTCTGTCGATCGGGCTGACGCGCGGACAACACTATGCCGTACCAAGTGCCTTCGATGCGACGGTACAAGTCGGCGCCTTGCAGGACTTTGACCACCAGGCAGCCGCGGTAGGCGGCGCCCACGTTCTTGCGGACTGTCTTCGGGTTGTGCTTCTTGAGCGTCGTCTTGTTGAAGGTGGCGCGATCGACGCCGACGAGGTCGGCCCAGTAGCGCTCGGCGGCAGCCACGTCGGCGGATTCGTGGATCATCACCGAGAAGCGCAGGTGTCGGCGCTCCACCGCGAGAAGGTCGAGCCAGGCCAGGTACACCTGGATCATCCCGGGGTCGCTGTTCACGAACGTGACGTTCTCCCGGCGGTCGTACGGCTTGTCCTTGCTGCCCTCGGCCCAGTAGAGGGCGACTCCTACGAGGAGCAGTTCGCGCTCCGACATCTCTCCGACCGACTGAGCGGCTGCTTCCTTTGTCTGCCGCCGTTCCTCGTCCCGCACCGCGAGCTCGTGCTCCCACCGCTTCCGCGCCGCCAGCTTCGCCTGCTCCGACGGATCCCGTCGCTCAGGCTTCGGCAGATCCCGCACCCAAAGCGAGATCGAACCCTTCGAGCACCCCAGCTCCACCTGGATCTGGTCGTAGGTCAGGCCCTGGAGCCGCAGCTCCCGTGCCCGCTCCCGGAGGTTGTCCTTCGCGTTGGGGCGCTTCGTCCACTCCGGGGCAGGCTCGCCGTCCAGGAGGCGGTTCAGGATGTCGTTGTTGTCGAGGTGTAGACGGTCCCGGATCTGGCGGCGGCTCAGTCCCTCCCGCCGCAGCGCGATCGCTCGCTCCCGCAGGTCCTCGAAGTCGGCGTACTTGCCCGTGGTCTCTGTCATGCGACGACCCTCGTCCGGAATGCGGACGTCCGGCCGGAGGCGGTGAGCGGTTCAATAGTTCGAGGGATTTCTGGCTGTTTCGTTTTGCATCGAACAGCGCGTGCGTTCGATCACTGAGCCGGAAACTCGCCGGAAAAGGAGGGCTTGTCGCCCGTAGGCTGGAAGGCATGACCACGACGGGGGATAGCCACAGCGCGGCCGTGAACGGGCCGTGGTGGTGGGAGCGGCGGCGTAGTGCCGTGCTGGATGTGGGGCTTGCGTTGGCCTCGGCCGCGGAGTGCGGGGCCGAGGGGATCACGTTCGCGGGGGATACGGGGGTTCCCACGGGGGTGGGGGTCGCGTTCGGGGTGCTTGCGGGGGCGTCGCTGGTGTTGCGGCGGCGGTGGCCGATCGCGGTGGTGCTGATCTCCATCGCGATCACGCCTGCGCAGATGGGGATCTTCCTGACTGTCGTCGGGCTCTACACGTTGGCCGCTTCTGAATTGCCTCGGCGGATCATCGGGTCGCTGGCCGGGATGTCGTTGGTCGGGACGCTGATCGTGACGCTGGTGCGGACGCGGCAGGACATGGAGAGCGGGGAGCTGGGGTTCGCGGAGGGGTTCATACCGTTCATCGCGATCACGACCTCCATCGGGCTGACGGCGCCGCCGATTCTGCTCGGGCTGTATGTGGGGGCGCGGCGGCGGCTCATGGAGAGTCTGCGGGAGCGTGCGGACAGCTTGGAGCGGGAGTTGCAGCTTCTGGCCGAGCGGGCCGAGGAGCGAGCGGAGTGGGCGCGTAACGAGGAGCGGACGCGGATCGCGCGGGAGATGCATGACGTCGTCGCGCATCGGGTGAGTCTGATGGTGGTGCATGCCGCGGCGTTGCAGGCGGTGGCGCGGAAGGACCCGGAGAAGGCCGTCAAGAACGCGGCTCTTGTCGGTGACATGGGGCGGCAGGCGCTGACGGAGTTGCGCGAGATGCTCGGTGTGCTGCGGACCGGGGAGAGCAGGCCCGCGGTGGGGGGCAGGCACGGGTCGGAGTCCGATGTGGTGCCGTTGGCCGCCGTGGGGTTCGCCGCGGCTGCTGCTGCCTCGCGTGCGGTGGATGAGGACGGGCCGTGCCTGGAGGAGATCGAGGAGCTGGTGGGGCAGTCCCGGGCGGCGGGGATGGCGGTGGATCTCTCCGTGGAGGGTGAGTCGCGTGCGTATGCGGCGGACGTGGAGCAGACCGCGTATCGGGTGGTCCAGGAGGCGTTGACGAACGTGCACAAGCACGCTGCGGGCGCCAAGACGTACGTCCGGCTCGCCCACCGTGGTGCGGAGATCGCGATGCAGGTGGAGAACGAGCCGCCGCCGGAGGCGGGCCCGGGGGATGCCCGGCTGCCCAGTGGCGGCAATGGCTTGGTGGGCATGAAGGAGCGGGTGACCGCGTTGGGCGGTGTCTTCGTGTCGGGGCCGACGGACGCGGGTGGTTTCCGGGTGTCCGCGGTGTTGCCCGCGGCCGCGTAGGCCGCCTTGTCGCCGGTGTGGGCCGCGGGCTTTGCTCAGCCCGCCTTGAGGCGTTCCGGCTGGGTGCCCGATGCCAGGGTGGCGAGGGCTTCGTCGATGTGGGAGCCGAGGTACCAGTCGCCGCTGTGGTCGAGGCTGTAGACGCGGCCCTCGGCGTCGATGGCGAGCAGGGCCTGGGTCTCCGTCTCCTCTCCTATGGGGCAGACCTCGCTGTCGAGGGCGCGGCCGAGGTCGCCGAGGGTGCGGGCGAGGTGGAGTCCGTACAGGGGGTCGAGGTGTACGGCGGCGGGTGCCAGGTGGCGGCCGGGGCCCTGTGGGGTGATGTGCAGTCCGCCGAATTCGGCCCAGGCCTCGACGGCGGCGGGGAAGACGGCGTGCTGGTGTCCTGCCGGTGAGGTGTGGCGGCGCAGGACGTCGGCCCAGATCTCGGCCTGTTTTATGTCCCAGCGTCCGGGGGTCCAGCCCGCGGCGCGCAGGGCGGCATCGACGGGGACGGGGAAGCGGGGTGACGCGGCTGTCTGGGGTGCGGGGTGGTTCTCGGTGTGCTGTTCCGTGTGCATGGGTGGCCCTCGTTGCGGTTCGCGGCTCGGTGGTGGGGGTCAGGAGTCCTGTGTCGTGGGGTCCACGATCCGTACGCCGAAGTGCGAGGTGAGGGCGGTGCACGAGCGGCACGGGCGGGCGAAGCCGCCGTGCAGGGGGTCGCCGTCCTCGCGGATGCGGCGGGTGGTGAGCTTGGCGTGCTTGAGGGCCTTGCGGGCCTCGCCGTTGGTCATGGGTTTTCGGGCGGCCCGTTTGGAGCGGCTCTTGTCGGCCGCCGTGAGGTGGCGCGAGATGAGGATGGCTTCGGCGCACCGCCCGGTGAAGCGCTCGCGCTGGCCGCTTGTGAGGGTGTCGAGGAAGTCCTGTACGAGTGGGTGCAGAGCGGGAGGTTCCTCGCCGCGGCCGGCGGTGCAGGTGAGGGTCGCGCCGCGGACGGAGAGTGCGGCGGCGACGGTGGGAAGTATGCCGTCGCGGCGCTGGCGCAGCGTGGGCGCGTGCGCGGAGGTGCTGCTCCAGCCGACGCGCGGGTCCCCCGCGTCGGTGGGGTTCTCGGCGCTCGCCGAAGGCGCTGTCGTGGCCGCCGTGTGTCCTGCCGTACCGGTCTGTGCCGTGTGCATGGTGGTGCTTCCCTCCCCGCAACTCGCGGTGTGACCGCGTGTGCCACGCCCCCGCGTTGCGGGGACAGCCTGCCAAATGGGGCGGGTGGTGCGGAAGCTGGGGCACCGCGACACGCCCGGCTTTCGTCGCACGGTGACGGTTCGGTGGCTGCTGGTCATGGAACCGGAGGCCCGGTGACCCGTGTCGTCCTTACGCATAGGCTGTCGACATCCGCAGTCTGCGGAACGCAGGACGAAGTACGCACAATCCACGCACAGCGAATCCATGCACAGCGAATCCACGCACAGTGATCCGCAGAGCCATTAACAGTGCCGCAGGGGGCAACCGCCATGACGACAGGTCGGCTGGGGCAGCAAGCCGCGCCGCCGAACGCGGCCTACGCCGGGCAGGTCGTGCACTTCCCGGATCCGGTCCGGGCCACGCGCCATCCCAGGGGTGTGCGTGTGGACGAGCACGGCTATCCGGACTTCTCGGTCTACGCGCGCGCGGCCGCCGAGATCGCCGAGCCCCCGGAGGGTTTCGGCGTCGACGAGCTGCGTCTGACGGACTACGTCTCCGCGAACGCGGCGATGGCCGCGGCGGACCACGACCTGTGGGACACGATTCCGCCGGTGGCGACCCCGCACGGCTGGACCTGGCACCACGTGCCGGGCGGTCGGCGTCTTGAGCTGGTCCCGGTGGAGGTGAAGGCGCTCCTGCGGCATCACGGCGGGCTCGCCACGACGCCGGTGGACCAGAACAAGCGGGGTACGCGTCCGCTCCAGGAGACCCGTCCCGCGCATCTGGCGCTGCCGAAGTCGTCGGTCGCGGTGACCGAGCAGGAGGTCCTCGGCGCCGAGGAGGAGCTGGGCTACCGGCTGCCCGGTGCCTACCGCTCGTTCCTGAAGGCGGCGGGCGGCTGCGCGCCGGTCGGCACGGCCCTGGACGCGGAGCTCGGTCTCCTGATCGACCAGCCGTTCTTCACGGTGCGGGACGAGGCCGCGGTCAACGACCTGGTGTACGTGAACAAGTGCTTGCGCGACCATCTCACCAAGGACTATTTGGGAGTTGGTTTCGTGCAGGGCGGCATTCTCGCCGTGAAGGTCAAGGGTGACCGGATCGGTTCGGTGTGGTTCTGCGCGTACGACGACGCACGGGACGTCTCGGAGACGGACGGCTGGGCGCCCGCCGAGCGGGTGCAGCGGCTGCTGCTGCCGTGCGGTGACGACTTCGACGCGTTCTTGTCCCGGCTGGCGGGGAATCCGCCGGAGCTGGAGACCGTGGCGAACCTGATGGTGGACGGCGGCTTCGCGCGCGCCGTCCCGGTGGGGGAGTGACTTGTCGATGGTGACCTTCGCGCAGGCGCAGGAGCGCGCCGAGGAGTGGATCAACGGCGATGTGCCCGGATACCAGCATCGTGAGGTGCGGGTGCGGGAGTTCGAGCTGGGTTTCGTCGTGTGGGCGGAGGACCGTGAGAACGGTCCGGTGTCCGACGGCGGCCGTCAGCGGCTCGTCATCGCGCGCGACAGCGGCGATGCCTCGCTCTGGCCGGGTCTGCCGGTCGGTGAGGTGATCCGCCGGTACGAGGAGGAGTACGGCGTCCCGGACGCGGCGCCTCAGGATGCGACTCCCGCCCCGCCGGAGCGAGTCGACCTGAATCAGACGTCGTTCCTGTTGAGCCCTCCGGAGTGGCTCCAGGAGGCGGCGGACAAGCTGGGCATCCCGGATCGCAGGGCGGAGTCGGCGAGCAGGGCCGACTCGTCGGCCTCGTCTTCCTCGCCTGCGCCGTCGGCTCCTGTCACGCCCGCGGCACCCGTGGCGCCTGCCGCCTCGGCCGCTCCCGAAGCGCCCGGTGGCGGTACGCCGTGGCCCGCTGCCGGGGAATCGGGTCCGTCCGCCGGGGCCACCCCGTGGGCGGGCACGGACACCAACGCGGATTCCGGCGACGACGACCGCTCGGTGCCCGCGCCCGCGACGGTGTTCGCGCCGCCGTTGGTCGGCGGTGACGACGACGACACTCCGCCGCCCGGTGTGGCGCCGGAGGCCAAGACCGCGCTGATGCATGGCGGGAGCGGCCTTCCGTCGACGACGGTCGCGCCCGCGCTCGACGGCCCGAATCTGCCGCCGCCTCCGGGCGCCGGTGCTCCGGACGCGTCCGCGTACGGCTATCCGCAGGGCCCGGGTTCGCAGGCGCCGCCCGCTCCGGGCACGGCGGCTCCGGGCCCGAATCTGCCGCCTCCGCCCGCCGGTGCCGCGGTGAACATGCCGCCGCCTCCGGGCGCCGGTGCTCCGGACGCGTCCGCGTACGGCTATCCGCAGGGCCCGGGTGCGCAGGCGCCGCCCGCTCCGGGCACGGCGGCTCCGGGCCCGAATCTGCCGCCTCCGCCCGCCGGTGCCGCGGTGAACATGCCGCCGCCTCCGGGCGCCGGTGTTCCCGACCCGTCCGCGTACGGCTACCCGCAGGGGGCGGCGCCCGCCGCGGCTCAGCACTCCGTGCCGCCCGGTGCCGGGGACATCGCCGACGCCGCGACCAGCAAGGCGCAGCCGCCGCGGGGTGCCCGTGGGGGCGGTGCGAGTACGCCGCCTCCGCCCAGCGCCCCGGGGACCCCCGGCATGCCGCCCGGCATGCCTCCCGGGAGTACGCCGCCGCCGTCCGGTCCCGGTGCTCCGGGCACCCCGGCGGGCGGTTACGTCCCGACGCAGCTCGTCTCCGCGCTCGGCCCCGACGGACCTCAGCCGCCCGCGGCTCCTGGTGCGCCGCAGCCGCCGGCTCCGCCGAACGCTCCCGGCAGCACTCCGCCCCCCGGTGGGGGTGTCCACCATGCGGCGACGATGCTGGCGGACCCGAGCCTGGGCGGTCCTGGTGGGATCAAGCCGCCGGGTGCTCCTGGCGCTCCTGGTGCGCCGCAGCCTCCTGGGCCGCCCGGTGCTCCGGGTACGCCTCCCGGTGGTGTGCACCATGCGGCGACGATGCTGGCGGACCCGAGCTTGGGTGGTCCGGGTGGGATCAAGCCGCCGGGTGCTCCTGGTGCTCCGGGTGCTCCTGGTGCGCCGCAGCCTCCTGGGCCGCCCGGTGCTCCGGGTACGCCTCCCGGTGGTGTGCACCATGCGGCGACGATGCTGGCGGACCCGAGCTTGGGTGGTCCGGGTGGGATCAAGCCGCCGGGTGCTCCTGGTGCTCCGGGTGCTCCTGGTGCGCCGCAGCCTCCCGGTCCGCCCGGTGTTCCTGGTGCGCCGCAGCCTCCTGGCGCTCCTGGCGCTCCTGGCGCCCCTGGTGCTCCCGGCGGTGGCGTCCACCACGCAGCGACGATGCTGGCCGGGCCCGCTGTCGGTGGCCCCGGTGCGCCCATGCCGCCGCAGGCCCCGGGTGCTCCTGGCGCTCCGGGTGCTCCCGGTGGCCCGGGTGTTCCCGGCATGCCGCCTCCGGCGCCGGGCCAGCACCAGCCCGCCCCCGGTCAGCCCTACGGCTACCCGCAGCCGCCCACCGGTCAGCCGACCGTCGGCCCCGGCTACCAGGCCGTACTCCGCTACCGCGCGCAGGACGGCTCCGAGCAGCAGCTCATCCGCCGCTCGGCGCCCGGCACCCCGCACCCGGAGTGGCAGATCCTGCACGAGCTGCGCGGCATGAACGTGCCGCCGCAGCAGGTGCTCGAACTCCACACCGAGCTGGAGTCCTGCGAGCTGCCCGGCGCGTACTGCGCCCGGATGATCCGCGAGACCTGGCCGCAGGCGCGGATCACGAGCATCGCCCCGTACGGCAGGGACCACGCGTCCCGGCAGGGCGGCATGCAGCAGCTCATCGCGCACCAGGCCGAGTTGCACCAGGTCGCCGACGGTCCGGCGCGCCCCGCGCCGGTGCGCGCGGCGCTGCCGCAGGTGCAGCCCGCGCCGCCGATCCCGCCGGAGGGCGTGGCGCAGGAGCTGGTGGGCGCTTTCGGGCCCGGCATCTTCCGCTTCGACCAGCGGGCGGTCTCCCGGCAGGGCGTGCCCGACCTCGTGGCGCACACGCTCGTCGTGGCGGGTCTGCCCGTCGACTTCGGCCCGTTCTTCTGGGCGCAGGCCCAGCCGGGGCGGCCGGTGCCGACGCTCGCCGAGACGGCTCAGGAGCGTGGGGTGCAGCCGGCGTCGGACGCCGGTTCGTACCTCGTCATGGGCAGCGACTTCGGCCGCGCGATCTGCGTCCAGTACGGCACGGCGAACATCGTCGCCGTGCCGGTGGAGGCGGGTCCTGGCGGGGCGCCGGTGCCGCCGCAGTTCGTGAACACGGGCCTGCCCGAGTTCGCGCGCTGCCTGGCGCTCCTTGGCCGCATGTGGCGGCTGCGGTTCGGGTTGAACCAGGAGCAGGCGGGTCGCTGGACGGTCGACTTCCAGGGGCAGCTGGCTGCGCTTGATCCGGCGGCGTTGGCTTCGCCGGAGAGCTGGTGGTCGGTGCTTCTTGAGCAGATGTGGGACGGCCTGCTCTGATCTCGCCCCTGGGCGGGGCAGTGTAGGTGTGCGAGGCGCTTGACCCCCTGTGCGGGGGTCGGGCGCCTTGTGCGTTTCCGCGCCGCCGGGGGTGCCGTCCCTGTGCCGCCGCTTCGCGGCGGATCTTTCCCGCCCACCCACCCGAGCACCCCGGGGTAATCGGGTGGGTGGGCGGGGAAAATCGCCGCGAAGCGGCGGGCTTGGTGCGGCTGCCAAAGCCGTGCCCGTCGCCCTCCGGAGGAACAGCACCCCTCGATTCCGACTTCCGGCAGGAATAGCGCATCCTTGAGCGGATGAGATGAGCGGAGTGTCGCGTTATGAGCACTTCCGCTTGATCCATCAAGATGTGCGCCAATCGCGTAATACGCGCGTGGCGCGTCGGAGGAGGGATTCCAGGATGAGCAGCGGTGCAACGGCCTCGGAGCACGGCTTCGTCTCCGTACGCGGACGTGGCTACCGTCCCGAGCAGGTGGACGCGTACGCCCTCGATCTGTCCCAGGACCGCGACGGCGCGTGGGAACGCGCCGCCCGGCTCACCGTCCTCGCCAAGGAGATGGAGGCGGAGGCGGAACGGCTGCGGGACGTGGTGTCGCGCCTCGCCCCTCAGACGTACGAGACGCTGGGCGAGCGCGCGCGGAACATCCTCGCCCTGAGCGAGGCGGAGGCCGTGGCCGTGCGGGCGGCGGCCGATGCCGACGTGCAGCGCGTGACGGAGTCGGCCGACGCGGAGGCGCGCGAGGTCCGTGAGGCCGCCCGTGCGTACGCCGACGAGATCCTCGGCGAGGCCGACGAACGGGCCCGGCAGCGGCTGCTCGCCTGCCGCGCCACCGCGGACGAATCGCGGATCTCGGCCCGCCGTGACGTGAAGGAGTGGCGCGGCGAGGCCCTCGCCGCGCTGCGGGAGATGCGGGAGCGCAGTGCCGCGCTCCTGGAGGAGCAGGAGAAGGAGCAGGCCGAGCGCTGGGAGGCCGCCGAGCGGGAGATCGCCCTGCGGGAGGCCGAGGCTCAGGCGCACGAGGCTTCGCTCGTGGCCGCCGCCGAGGCCCGCCTGTCCGAGGCCAAGCGGGCCTTCGCGGAGGCGGAGGAGTCCGCTCGGCACGGGCAGGAGGACGCCGAGGCGCGGGGTGCGGAGCTTGTCGCTGCCGCGGGGGCGCGGGAGGAGGGGATCGCCCGGGAGACCGAGCGGTTGTTGCGTGAGCATGGTGAGGAGTGGGACGAGGTGCGGGCGCACATGGAGCATGTGCGGAGCAGTCTCGCTGCGCTGACTGGGCGGGCTGCTGCTGAGGGTGCCCCCTAGCTCTGGGCGGGCTTGTTCAAGGCCGCCGCTTCGCGGCGGATCTTTCCCGCCCACCCACCCGATTACCCCGC
Protein-coding sequences here:
- a CDS encoding 50S ribosomal protein L25/general stress protein Ctc encodes the protein MSEVKLAAETRTEFGKGAARRIRREAKVPAVVYGHGADPVHITLPGHELHLALRTSNVLLALDIDGKKHLAIPKAVQRDAIKGFLEHVDLLLVRQGEKVNVDIYVHTEGELAPGGNLLEHVLNALPVEAEATHIPESVTVSIAGLEAGATILAKDIPLPAGTTLNVEDDVVVLQVLAAQAEEAAETTEGDADAAAEA
- a CDS encoding ribose-phosphate diphosphokinase encodes the protein MTGIKTTGEKKLMLFSGRAHPELAEEVAHKLGVGIVPTKAFDFANGEIYVRYQESARGADCFLIQSHTAPINKWIMEQLIMIDALKRASARSITVIVPFYGYARQDKKHRGREPISARMVADLMKTAGADRILTVDLHTDQIQGFFDGPVDHLFALPILADYVGAKVDRDKLTVVSPDAGRVRVADRWCDRLGAPLAIVHKRRDKDVANQVTVHEVVGEVKGRVCVLVDDMIDTGGTICAAADALFAHGAEDVIVTATHGVLSGPAADRLKNSKVSEFVFTDTLPDPGDLELDKITVLSIAPTIANAVREVFEDGSVTSLFEEQA
- the glmU gene encoding bifunctional UDP-N-acetylglucosamine diphosphorylase/glucosamine-1-phosphate N-acetyltransferase GlmU; this encodes MSANSPAAVVVLAAGEGTRMKSATPKVLHEICGRSLIGHVLEAAYALSPERLVTVVGFAREQVVAHLGTIAPDVRTAYQSEQKGTGHAVRIGLDELGGAVDGTVIVVCGDTPLLTGATLQKLAATHTGDGNAVTVLTAEVPDATGYGRIVRDGESGAVTGIVEHKDATETQRLIREINSGVFAFDGQLLAKALGKVRTDNSQGEEYLTDVLGILREAGHRVGAAVAGDHEEIAGINNRVQLAEARRTLNDRLLTQAMLAGVTVVDPVSTWIDATVTYEQDALVHPGTQLQGATHLGEGAEVGPNCRLTNVRVGAGARVDNTVAYDSEVGEQASVGPYAYLRPGTRLGVKAKAGTYVEMKNATIGEGTKVPHLSYVGDATIGDFSNIGAASVFVNYDGEAKHHTTVGSHCKTGSDNMFVAPVTVGDGAYTAAGSVITKDVPAGSLAVARGQQRNIEGWVARKRPGSAAARAAEAASGESRNSASGS
- a CDS encoding sensor histidine kinase; this encodes MTTTGDSHSAAVNGPWWWERRRSAVLDVGLALASAAECGAEGITFAGDTGVPTGVGVAFGVLAGASLVLRRRWPIAVVLISIAITPAQMGIFLTVVGLYTLAASELPRRIIGSLAGMSLVGTLIVTLVRTRQDMESGELGFAEGFIPFIAITTSIGLTAPPILLGLYVGARRRLMESLRERADSLERELQLLAERAEERAEWARNEERTRIAREMHDVVAHRVSLMVVHAAALQAVARKDPEKAVKNAALVGDMGRQALTELREMLGVLRTGESRPAVGGRHGSESDVVPLAAVGFAAAAAASRAVDEDGPCLEEIEELVGQSRAAGMAVDLSVEGESRAYAADVEQTAYRVVQEALTNVHKHAAGAKTYVRLAHRGAEIAMQVENEPPPEAGPGDARLPSGGNGLVGMKERVTALGGVFVSGPTDAGGFRVSAVLPAAA
- a CDS encoding SUKH-3 domain-containing protein; this encodes MHTEQHTENHPAPQTAASPRFPVPVDAALRAAGWTPGRWDIKQAEIWADVLRRHTSPAGHQHAVFPAAVEAWAEFGGLHITPQGPGRHLAPAAVHLDPLYGLHLARTLGDLGRALDSEVCPIGEETETQALLAIDAEGRVYSLDHSGDWYLGSHIDEALATLASGTQPERLKAG
- a CDS encoding YwqJ-related putative deaminase, whose translation is MHTAQTGTAGHTAATTAPSASAENPTDAGDPRVGWSSTSAHAPTLRQRRDGILPTVAAALSVRGATLTCTAGRGEEPPALHPLVQDFLDTLTSGQRERFTGRCAEAILISRHLTAADKSRSKRAARKPMTNGEARKALKHAKLTTRRIREDGDPLHGGFARPCRSCTALTSHFGVRIVDPTTQDS
- a CDS encoding SMI1/KNR4 family protein: MTTGRLGQQAAPPNAAYAGQVVHFPDPVRATRHPRGVRVDEHGYPDFSVYARAAAEIAEPPEGFGVDELRLTDYVSANAAMAAADHDLWDTIPPVATPHGWTWHHVPGGRRLELVPVEVKALLRHHGGLATTPVDQNKRGTRPLQETRPAHLALPKSSVAVTEQEVLGAEEELGYRLPGAYRSFLKAAGGCAPVGTALDAELGLLIDQPFFTVRDEAAVNDLVYVNKCLRDHLTKDYLGVGFVQGGILAVKVKGDRIGSVWFCAYDDARDVSETDGWAPAERVQRLLLPCGDDFDAFLSRLAGNPPELETVANLMVDGGFARAVPVGE